One Epinephelus lanceolatus isolate andai-2023 chromosome 10, ASM4190304v1, whole genome shotgun sequence genomic region harbors:
- the apoc1 gene encoding apolipoprotein C-I, protein MRLYLAIAVLMLALVAYTEAQEETLEQKLAKFTEQVSQVGQNLGEKIKTGFDDFQTSDFAVNSQARFNEWVEWVKTRVQELSR, encoded by the exons ATGAGACTGTACCTTGCAATTGCCGTGCTGATGCTGGCTTTGGTCGCATACACAG AGGCCCAGGAGGAGACCCTCGAGCAGAAGTTGGCCAAGTTTACCGAGCAGGTGTCTCAGGTGGGCCAAAACCTGGGTGAAAAGATCAAGACCGGCTTTGATGATTTCCAAACCAGCGACTTTGCAGTCAATTCACA GGCCCGTTTCAATGAGTGGGTTGAGTGGGTGAAGACAAGAGTTCAAGAACTCAGCCGCTAA